The following proteins are encoded in a genomic region of Cryptomeria japonica chromosome 11, Sugi_1.0, whole genome shotgun sequence:
- the LOC131860037 gene encoding receptor-like protein 7 yields the protein MSPLLKFTYTIAVILIVFFTSPFVCLSVCPKKESEALLSLSFTFKLTDSSTPWTNETDCCEWHGIKCDENNSHVLGISVGIMEGLLIDDGIRGGVIADSLCKLPFLTRLDIWDTGATGTLSSCLGDLQYLQFLRIVNSRLSGIIPLSICMLTNLTELNLGGNQLSGSLPFCLNKLSSLSSLSLANNRLSGQIPFTWGDLALLKSLDVSFNQLSGNLPSSFVGLSSLTELYANGNRFNQSNPSWGFPSSIQTLHLSLNHELTISDTFFHNLTKLEHLSLSNCTLNISTSWIPNFQLVELELVLCQMDGQIPPWISTQFSLGSLTLANNGVAGEIPSWLWATSLSELNLSQNHLHGPLFPNVPNSVISVLDVSSNALNGCIPSLWPRIEYSPPQGFLLMLNDNMFTGNIPPNLCKLSPSVKLNLENNKLDGMIPWCLIEDGSTVDYLNLGGNSLEGRMPQGFIVSSGITSLVIRNNQLSGAFLPSFTNHTVLRILDIGYNKFTGHLPKSIGKISALQVLVMNDNQFSGEILSEIGDLKQLQILDLSSNNLSGSIPHNIVFLEAMAVAREDAYATYSELNYGGYVIRKFFSLGGLDVTSKGTKQYYPYILSTFTGIDLSNNQLNGDVPFDVGKMKGLIFLNLSMNNLSGIIPHSFGDMSQLESLDLSSNKFSGNIPSELQSLSYLGYLNLSNNNLSGNIPQGGQMITFENTSYSGNQYLQGCPLPRNCSWPKFAPPPPVSAAENKDEKESEQIPWYQIGVGWSYGAGFLIVVVLLLSVRERWRRKYFKRVDDLLKFMFPFMRNRRL from the coding sequence ATGTCACCATTACTTAAGTTCACTTATACCATTGCTGTGATTTTAATCGTCTTCTTCACCAGCCCATTTGTTTGTCTATCTGTATGTCCAAAGAAGGAATCTGAAGCTCTTCTTTCCTTGAGCTTTACATTCAAACTGACGGATAGCTCTACTCCATGGACAAATGAGACAGACTGCTGCGAGTGGCATGGCATAAAATGCGATGAAAACAACAGCCATGTACTGGGGATATCAGTTGGGATAATGGAGGGGTTACTAATCGACGACGGAATAAGAGGAGGAGTCATAGCTGATAGCCTGTGCAAACTTCCGTTTCTTACACGGCTAGACATATGGGACACTGGCGCAACAGGTACTCTTTCTTCCTGTTTGGGAGATCTCCAATATCTTCAGTTTCTACGGATAGTGAATAGTAGATTGAGTGGGATAATACCCCTAAGCATTTGTATGCTAACAAATCTGACTGAGCTTAATCTTGGAGGCAACCAATTGAGTGGAAGCTTGCCATTTTGTCTGAACAAACTTTCTTCTTTGAGTAGCCTCTCCCTTGCAAACAATCGATTAAGTGGCCAAATCCCATTTACATGGGGTGATCTCGCTTTGCTTAAAAGCTTGGATGTATCTTTCAACCAATTGAGTGGGAATCTTCCCTCGTCCTTTGTAGGGCTGTCCTCCCTTACTGAGCTCTACGCCAATGGAAATAGATTCAATCAGAGTAACCCTTCTTGGGGTTTTCCATCCTCTATTCAAACTCTTCACCTCTCACTAAACCACGAGCTCACAATTTCTGACACTTTTTTCCATAACCTTACCAAATTAGAACATTTATCTCTATCCAACTGCACACTAAATATTAGTACATCCTGGATTCCCAACTTCCAGCTCGTTGAGTTAGAACTTGTATTATGTCAGATGGATGGTCAAATTCCACCATGGATTTCAACTCAGTTCTCGTTGGGTTCCTTGACATTAGCGAACAACGGTGTTGCTGGAGAAATTCCCTCTTGGCTATGGGCTACTTCCTTATCAGAACTAAATCTCTCACAAAATCATCTGCATGGGCCCCTTTTCCCAAATGTTCCGAATTCTGTGATCTCAGTCTTGGATGTATCTAGCAATGCATTAAATGGATGCATACCTTCCTTGTGGCCAAGAATTGAATACTCACCTCCCCAGGGATTTTTGTTGATGCTCAATGACAATATGTTTACCGGCAACATCCCTCCAAATTTGTGCAAATTGTCTCCAAGCGTAAAGTTAAATCTTGAAAACAACAAGTTGGATGGAATGATTCCCTGGTGCTTAATTGAAGATGGATCTACAGTTGACTACTTAAACTTAGGAGGTAATAGTCTGGAGGGAAGGATGCCCCAAGGGTTTATCGTCTCGTCCGGCATCACGTCCTTGGTGATAAGAAATAATCAGCTCAGCGGAGCCTTCCTTCCCTCATTTACCAATCATACAGTTTTACGAATACTTGATATTGGGTACAACAAATTCACAGGACATCTTCCAAAGTCAATCGGGAAGATTTCAGCTCTTCAAGTGCTGGTAATGAATGACAATCAGTTCAGCGGTGAAATTCTTTCAGAAATAGGCGATCTGAAGCAGCTTCAGATCTTAGACCTCTCGTCCAACAACTTGTCAGGCTCTATTCCACACAACATTGTATTTTTAGAAGCAATGGCTGTAGCAAGAGAGGATGCCTATGCGACGTACAGTGAATTAAACTATGGAGGCTATGTAATCAGGAAGTTTTTTTCTCTTGGTGGACTGGATGTGACTTCGAAAGGTACAAAACAATATTACCCATATATTCTTTCTACATTCACTGGCATAGATCTCTCGAACAATCAATTGAATGGAGATGTTCCTTTTGATGTTGGAAAAATGAAGGGGTTGATATTTCTGAATCTATCAATGAACAATCTAAGTGGAATTATTCCACATAGTTTTGGGGATATGAGTCAACTTGAATCGTTGGACCTTTCTTCCAACAAGTTTTCAGGAAATATTCcatcagagcttcaatctttgaGCTATTTGGGATATTTAAATTTGTCCAACAACAATCTTTCTGGAAATATACCGCAAGGAGGACAGATGATCACATTTGAAAACACATCATATTCTGGAAATCAATATTTGCAAGGGTGCCCACTTCCAAGGAATTGCTCTTGGCCGAAATTTGCACCTCCTCCCCCCGTAAGTGCTGCTGAAAATAAAGATGAAAAGGAGAGTGAGCAGATTCCGTGGTATCAAATTGGAGTAGGATGGTCATATGGAGCAGGTTTTCTGATTGTTGTAGTGTTATTGCTTTCAGTAAGAGAGAGGTGGAGAAGGAAATACTTCAAGAGGGTTGACGATCTTCTGAAGTTTATGTTTCCTTTCATGCGTAATAGGAGATTATGA